The Haloplanus sp. CK5-1 genome contains a region encoding:
- a CDS encoding M20 family metallopeptidase, with protein sequence MDDELAKLISELVSRETENPPGNERRAAEYVTNWLAERGIDAELIREPYEDRPQVAARVGAGDPTVVLNGHIDVVPAGNREEWSHPPYDAEIEDGRLYGRGSADMKTGVAIAMKALVDLEQAIDTDALSGGLVFHGAIGEETAEPGTKTLLERGYDGDYGVVLEPTGMRTATSEKGLAWYEITVAGEPSHASRPNQGDNAISNARPVLAALEAYDDRIGEREDDLVGQAHATVTQIEAGTKENIVPEDAVITIDRRFLPSESAEGIDAEIDELLAGVEAAHDIETSWRRTRTYESAAIEPDSHLADVFREASAEYADVPTDPWGMKASTDVRNFVNDADVEAITWGPGDLAQAHTYDEHVTLADATAGLHALEDALEVLLDE encoded by the coding sequence ATCGACGACGAACTGGCGAAACTCATCAGCGAACTGGTATCGCGCGAGACCGAGAACCCACCCGGCAACGAGCGACGGGCCGCCGAATACGTTACGAACTGGCTTGCGGAGCGAGGTATCGACGCGGAGCTGATCCGGGAACCGTACGAGGACCGCCCGCAGGTTGCGGCCCGCGTCGGAGCGGGCGACCCGACCGTCGTCCTCAACGGACACATCGACGTGGTGCCCGCAGGTAACCGCGAGGAGTGGTCTCATCCACCATACGACGCCGAAATCGAGGACGGGCGGCTGTACGGGCGAGGGAGCGCCGATATGAAGACCGGCGTCGCCATCGCGATGAAGGCGCTCGTGGATCTCGAGCAGGCCATCGACACCGACGCGCTCTCGGGTGGGCTCGTGTTCCACGGCGCGATCGGCGAGGAGACCGCCGAGCCCGGGACGAAGACGCTGCTCGAACGCGGCTACGACGGCGACTACGGGGTAGTGCTGGAGCCGACCGGGATGCGGACCGCGACCAGCGAGAAAGGGCTGGCGTGGTACGAGATCACGGTCGCCGGTGAGCCCTCCCACGCGAGTCGCCCGAACCAAGGCGACAACGCCATCTCGAACGCCCGACCGGTGCTCGCAGCGCTCGAAGCCTACGACGATCGGATCGGCGAACGCGAGGACGATCTCGTCGGGCAGGCCCACGCAACGGTGACCCAGATCGAGGCCGGCACCAAGGAGAACATCGTGCCCGAGGACGCCGTCATCACGATCGACAGGCGGTTTCTACCCTCGGAGTCGGCCGAAGGGATCGACGCGGAGATCGACGAGTTGCTCGCCGGCGTCGAGGCCGCTCACGATATCGAGACGTCGTGGCGCCGGACCCGGACCTACGAGTCGGCCGCGATCGAGCCCGACAGCCATCTCGCGGACGTCTTCCGGGAGGCCTCGGCCGAGTACGCCGACGTGCCGACCGATCCGTGGGGCATGAAGGCCTCGACCGACGTGCGAAACTTCGTCAACGACGCGGACGTCGAAGCGATCACGTGGGGGCCGGGCGATCTCGCGCAGGCCCACACCTACGACGAACACGTCACGTTGGCCGACGCAACCGCCGGCCTGCACGCCCTCGAAGACGCGCTCGAGGTGCTACTGGACGAGTAA
- a CDS encoding IclR family transcriptional regulator, producing MERACTILEKIHQERELTLTDLAEDIDLSLGSLQVYMNTLCRCGFVVKENRKYSLAPQFLIYGEHVRNTLPLYRVGQKVVDNMAHETGYNAHLITDHNGREVTLYQSFGEDSVGTDLYIWHQAKLEWQLHWSASGKAILAHLPEEQIRSVIRENGLQRRTPHTITDEETLFAELERIREQGYALNDEEEILGLRAVAAPIHDQQGQLLGSVSLSAPKSEVPDGRFYDELPNYVMNKANIIRVELQANDVDRE from the coding sequence GTGGAGCGAGCCTGCACGATTCTGGAGAAGATCCACCAAGAACGGGAACTGACGCTGACGGACTTGGCCGAAGATATCGACCTCTCGCTGGGCTCGCTTCAGGTGTACATGAACACGCTCTGTCGGTGTGGATTCGTCGTGAAGGAGAACCGAAAGTACAGCCTCGCTCCGCAGTTTCTCATCTACGGTGAACACGTACGGAACACGCTCCCGCTCTACCGTGTCGGCCAGAAAGTGGTCGACAACATGGCACACGAGACGGGGTACAACGCCCACCTCATCACCGACCACAACGGGCGAGAAGTGACGTTGTACCAGTCCTTCGGTGAGGATTCCGTCGGCACCGACCTGTACATTTGGCACCAAGCCAAACTGGAGTGGCAACTCCACTGGTCCGCATCCGGGAAGGCGATTCTCGCCCACCTCCCGGAGGAACAGATACGTAGCGTCATCCGTGAAAACGGCCTACAGCGACGGACACCACACACGATTACCGACGAGGAGACGCTCTTTGCGGAACTCGAACGAATCAGGGAACAAGGGTACGCGTTGAACGACGAAGAGGAGATATTAGGACTCAGAGCGGTTGCTGCGCCGATTCACGACCAACAGGGACAGTTACTTGGATCCGTGAGCCTGTCCGCTCCGAAATCCGAAGTCCCCGACGGCCGCTTCTACGACGAACTTCCGAACTACGTTATGAACAAAGCTAACATAATCCGAGTGGAACTGCAGGCAAACGATGTCGACAGAGAGTAG
- a CDS encoding urea carboxylase-associated family protein, with the protein MKSVHIEAKSGAAFELAAGESFEVVDTHGGQAVDVTVFPKADDDTAAFSSKYTYRRTGKIRFEEGDSLYTTDGEPIATLVHDDCGINDLLLAPCNEWIVDEYYGQDDEIGCRGNLQEVLEPYGIDPARVQDVMNLFTAVTITDHRYLDFREPPSEPGDTAELRAERDAIVGVAPCTGDSILNEGGPTGIEIRVPDGVSVRTNF; encoded by the coding sequence ATGAAATCAGTACATATCGAAGCCAAGTCCGGTGCGGCGTTCGAACTAGCGGCCGGCGAATCGTTCGAAGTCGTCGATACCCACGGCGGACAGGCGGTTGACGTGACCGTCTTCCCGAAGGCAGACGACGATACGGCGGCGTTCTCCTCGAAGTACACCTACCGACGAACGGGGAAGATCCGTTTCGAGGAGGGGGACAGCCTCTACACGACCGACGGGGAACCGATCGCGACACTCGTCCACGACGACTGTGGGATAAACGACCTCCTGCTCGCTCCATGCAACGAGTGGATCGTCGACGAGTACTACGGGCAGGACGACGAGATCGGCTGTCGCGGCAATCTTCAGGAGGTCTTGGAACCGTACGGGATCGATCCCGCTCGCGTCCAGGACGTGATGAACCTCTTCACCGCGGTGACGATCACGGACCACCGCTACCTGGATTTCCGCGAACCCCCATCGGAGCCTGGTGACACTGCAGAGCTTCGTGCGGAGCGCGACGCGATAGTCGGTGTCGCACCGTGTACCGGTGATTCGATACTCAACGAGGGCGGACCGACGGGAATCGAGATCCGTGTCCCGGACGGCGTGTCGGTCCGGACCAACTTCTGA
- a CDS encoding DEAD/DEAH box helicase, translating into MTDHSIDPSAGALLRPATLSGTYPEYDDQLVHTQTQPPREADHVDAETVLPPDIATALETDLYAHQATALEHLRAGENVTVATSTASGKTWIYTLYFALLKRQHPDARALFLYPTKALSTDQEQAINDLFDRLGVDAKAEKYDGDTPGDRRPRVRDQADVIISNFAGINVYLNDHVNWRDVYRNCELLVLDESHTYTGIHGMHVAWTLRRLRRIIDYYGADPQLVCSTATIGNPAAHSEALTGSTFTVVDEDGSPRGRRDIAFWQPPIDGDELDGRALTEEEAVPAMRRDTTEEAAGVAAHLGLNGVQTLTFARARQETEVGVKQAVSAARARPDDGYLDVAPYHAGLSKRKRRATENELKGGALDAVISTNALELGIDIGSVDATILSGYPGTRQSFWQQIGRAGRGTSDALSVFVPRSDAIDQYILDHPEYLLSDDVEDAVVDLTNDAVYARHLLCAAAEQPLTASDAEWFGPRERLERAITMWRDAGQLVGDLDRGAQYDGPPRPQSTISMYATTDQQYEVRCTNGEIDMEPLGKERVYRDYHPGALALYDGQQYEVTAVLEDRPQPVVEVRSVGTREYTQTMSDKQVHDVVSERSVDLGGGFSLHAGEGTVEVHHHSYKRIDLETGRMVGAPEPTGVDPISLRTQLMWVKLPRSILGTVMDAVPRTSVLDAPEGTAVGDREWTLGGGLHGAEHGTIKLAPLELRLDTSDLGGLSTVLHPEIDAPVWFVHDAVEGGVGFAHSIYDHFERVATRTRERVADCDCGRDTGCPACLMSSQCGNENEPLHRPATTAVIDAVLERL; encoded by the coding sequence ATGACCGACCACTCGATCGATCCGTCTGCCGGGGCACTCCTCCGACCCGCGACACTGAGCGGCACGTATCCCGAGTACGACGACCAGTTGGTACACACGCAGACACAACCCCCCCGGGAGGCCGACCACGTCGACGCCGAGACTGTCCTCCCACCCGATATTGCGACGGCACTCGAAACGGACCTCTACGCCCATCAGGCGACAGCGCTGGAGCACTTACGCGCCGGCGAGAACGTGACGGTTGCCACGTCGACGGCATCCGGCAAAACGTGGATCTACACTCTCTATTTCGCGTTGCTCAAACGGCAGCATCCCGACGCACGGGCGCTCTTCCTCTATCCAACGAAGGCACTCAGCACCGATCAGGAACAAGCGATAAACGACCTCTTCGACCGACTCGGTGTCGACGCGAAAGCGGAGAAATACGACGGGGACACCCCGGGCGACCGCCGACCGCGTGTCCGTGACCAAGCCGACGTCATCATCTCGAATTTCGCCGGCATCAACGTCTATCTGAACGACCACGTGAACTGGCGCGACGTCTACCGAAACTGCGAATTACTCGTCCTCGACGAGAGTCACACCTACACCGGTATCCACGGGATGCACGTCGCCTGGACGCTCCGGCGACTGCGACGTATCATCGACTACTACGGCGCCGATCCCCAACTCGTCTGCTCGACGGCGACGATCGGGAATCCAGCGGCCCACTCCGAGGCACTGACCGGTTCGACGTTCACCGTCGTGGACGAGGACGGGAGTCCGCGCGGTCGACGTGATATCGCGTTCTGGCAGCCACCGATCGACGGGGACGAACTGGACGGAAGGGCCCTCACAGAGGAAGAGGCCGTTCCCGCAATGCGTCGCGACACAACGGAGGAGGCGGCAGGCGTCGCCGCCCATCTCGGCCTCAATGGTGTTCAGACGCTCACTTTCGCTCGCGCTCGCCAAGAAACCGAAGTCGGCGTCAAGCAGGCGGTCAGTGCGGCACGCGCACGCCCGGACGATGGCTATCTCGACGTCGCTCCGTATCACGCGGGTCTGAGCAAGCGAAAGCGCCGCGCGACCGAGAACGAACTCAAAGGTGGGGCGCTCGACGCCGTCATCTCGACGAACGCACTCGAACTGGGGATCGATATCGGTTCGGTCGACGCGACCATCCTCTCGGGGTATCCAGGGACGCGACAGTCCTTCTGGCAACAGATCGGGCGGGCCGGTCGGGGGACTTCGGATGCTCTGTCCGTGTTCGTCCCACGTAGTGATGCGATCGATCAGTACATCCTCGATCACCCGGAGTATCTCCTGAGTGACGACGTCGAGGATGCGGTGGTCGATCTGACGAACGATGCGGTGTACGCCCGGCACCTCCTCTGTGCGGCCGCCGAGCAACCACTGACGGCCTCGGACGCCGAGTGGTTCGGTCCCCGAGAGCGACTCGAACGTGCCATCACGATGTGGCGGGATGCGGGGCAACTCGTCGGGGATTTGGATCGGGGCGCACAGTACGACGGTCCGCCTCGTCCCCAGTCGACGATCTCGATGTACGCGACGACCGACCAACAGTACGAGGTTCGGTGTACGAACGGTGAGATCGACATGGAGCCGTTGGGGAAAGAGCGGGTGTATCGCGACTACCACCCCGGTGCCCTGGCGCTTTACGACGGCCAGCAGTACGAAGTGACCGCCGTTCTGGAGGATCGTCCGCAACCGGTCGTCGAGGTTCGGTCGGTCGGGACACGCGAGTACACACAGACGATGAGCGACAAACAGGTCCACGACGTGGTGAGCGAACGGTCCGTCGACCTCGGTGGCGGCTTCTCGCTGCACGCCGGTGAGGGTACCGTGGAGGTACATCACCACTCGTACAAACGGATCGATCTCGAGACGGGGCGGATGGTCGGTGCCCCCGAGCCGACGGGCGTCGATCCGATTTCGCTGCGGACACAACTCATGTGGGTCAAACTCCCGCGGTCGATCTTGGGAACCGTGATGGATGCAGTTCCGCGGACGTCCGTCTTGGACGCTCCCGAAGGGACGGCCGTGGGTGATCGGGAGTGGACCCTCGGCGGCGGTCTGCACGGCGCTGAACACGGAACGATCAAACTGGCGCCGCTCGAACTCCGCCTCGACACCTCCGATCTGGGCGGGTTGAGCACCGTCCTGCATCCCGAGATAGACGCACCCGTGTGGTTCGTCCACGACGCCGTCGAGGGCGGGGTCGGGTTCGCCCACAGCATCTACGATCACTTCGAACGGGTCGCGACGCGGACCCGGGAACGCGTGGCCGACTGTGACTGTGGTCGGGATACTGGCTGTCCGGCCTGTCTGATGAGCTCACAGTGCGGGAACGAGAACGAACCACTCCATCGGCCGGCGACGACGGCGGTGATCGACGCGGTCTTAGAGCGGTTGTGA
- a CDS encoding M20 family metallopeptidase encodes MSEHRAPNSELIELVSDLVRIESENPPGNEKPAAEFVANWFETEGIEVEMITKPFGDRPQVVARVGSGEPTLVLNGHTDVYPAGDRSGWNHDPYEAEIEDGKLYGRGSVDMKLGLSLAMLTAKNLKPEIESGELDGSIIVHAPIGQETGDPGTLALIEEGYAGDYAVVLEPTQMETVTSNKGLAWYDITVNGEPGHSARPDSGVNAIEEAHALIGRLLEYDAELRDQDHELVGPGYANLTQIEGGLTGNMIPEKMTLRMERRFFPNETVEEMDEEVGTLLEEIAADHDLDIEWERVSSYESTDAPVDSYPAEVFRKHASDTAGVSTEPAGRPWAADTRWFINHTDVPAITWGPGDSAQCGRYDEHFDIDEAETGLEILQHAAREIITTSED; translated from the coding sequence ATGTCCGAACACAGAGCCCCGAATAGCGAGTTGATCGAGCTGGTGTCCGATCTGGTCAGAATCGAATCCGAAAACCCACCGGGAAACGAGAAACCGGCCGCGGAGTTCGTCGCCAACTGGTTCGAGACGGAAGGGATCGAAGTGGAGATGATCACCAAGCCGTTCGGAGACCGCCCACAGGTCGTCGCGCGAGTCGGTTCGGGCGAACCCACGCTGGTGCTCAACGGACACACCGACGTCTACCCAGCGGGTGATCGGTCCGGCTGGAACCACGATCCGTACGAAGCAGAGATCGAAGACGGGAAACTCTACGGTCGCGGGAGCGTCGACATGAAACTGGGTCTGTCCCTCGCGATGCTCACCGCGAAGAACCTGAAACCGGAGATAGAGTCGGGAGAACTCGACGGATCGATCATCGTCCACGCACCGATCGGACAGGAGACTGGTGACCCGGGGACGCTCGCGCTCATCGAGGAAGGGTACGCTGGGGACTATGCGGTGGTGTTAGAACCGACGCAGATGGAGACGGTCACCTCGAACAAAGGACTCGCCTGGTACGACATTACGGTCAACGGCGAGCCGGGGCACTCTGCACGCCCGGACTCCGGAGTCAACGCGATCGAAGAGGCACACGCGCTCATCGGACGACTGCTGGAGTACGACGCGGAACTGCGAGACCAGGACCACGAACTGGTCGGGCCAGGATACGCCAACCTCACACAGATCGAGGGCGGGCTGACGGGTAACATGATCCCCGAGAAGATGACGCTGCGCATGGAGCGTCGGTTCTTCCCGAACGAGACGGTCGAAGAGATGGACGAGGAGGTCGGCACCCTCCTCGAGGAGATCGCCGCCGATCACGACCTCGACATCGAGTGGGAGCGCGTGAGTTCCTACGAATCGACGGACGCACCGGTCGATTCGTACCCTGCCGAAGTGTTTCGAAAACACGCCAGCGACACCGCCGGTGTCTCGACGGAACCAGCGGGGCGTCCGTGGGCTGCCGATACGCGCTGGTTCATCAATCACACCGACGTGCCAGCCATCACGTGGGGGCCGGGAGACAGCGCCCAGTGTGGTCGGTACGACGAACATTTCGACATCGACGAGGCCGAAACGGGACTGGAAATCCTCCAGCACGCAGCCCGAGAGATTATCACCACATCCGAGGACTGA
- a CDS encoding Xaa-Pro peptidase family protein, with protein sequence MTFGRSEFEARYERVRTALRETEMDAVLVTNPETVEYLGAGAGLDLAWYRQFSRSIDFPTIAVVPEAGVPTLIVHNVFEDVVRQATDGACELRTYYEGGPGVRSYVPPTVDTLTEVCPAEPNVGIEIGSGTTTDLKLGVPLGALQAIRERLPHAEFLDAGDLLRSIRMAKTDAELGCIRRATAAIDAAFERVFAEIEPGMSETDVVAICNRLVSEHGARPVWTLACTNPFEILPRPDVTLDAGDTLFLDIGATVGGYHSDYNRMAVVGDPSAEQMEHNRIAAAVTNELADAVEPGATPADIVERCRAEYRSRGLGPTLGLTSETKIGHSIGLTLSEAPQLTGYDETALEPGMVLCIEPAVLTDEAFFMSEQIVVVTDDGSEIVSRADQELASIT encoded by the coding sequence ATGACATTCGGCAGGTCGGAGTTCGAGGCTCGATACGAGCGCGTTCGGACGGCGCTTCGGGAAACCGAGATGGACGCGGTGCTGGTCACGAATCCGGAGACCGTCGAATATCTGGGTGCCGGCGCGGGCTTGGATCTCGCGTGGTACCGTCAGTTCTCCCGGTCGATCGACTTCCCGACGATCGCCGTCGTTCCGGAGGCTGGCGTTCCGACGCTGATCGTACACAACGTCTTCGAGGACGTCGTCCGACAGGCGACCGATGGTGCGTGTGAGCTTCGAACGTACTACGAGGGAGGGCCGGGGGTCCGGTCGTACGTCCCGCCGACAGTCGACACACTGACCGAGGTCTGCCCGGCAGAGCCGAACGTCGGCATCGAGATCGGGTCGGGTACCACCACGGACCTGAAACTCGGTGTTCCGCTGGGGGCGTTGCAGGCGATCCGAGAGCGACTCCCACACGCCGAGTTTCTCGACGCAGGCGACCTCCTGCGATCGATCCGAATGGCAAAGACCGACGCCGAACTCGGCTGTATCCGTCGTGCCACCGCCGCGATCGACGCCGCCTTCGAGCGCGTGTTCGCGGAGATCGAACCGGGGATGAGCGAGACCGACGTCGTCGCTATCTGTAATCGACTCGTCAGTGAACACGGCGCGCGCCCGGTCTGGACGCTCGCGTGTACGAACCCGTTCGAGATCCTCCCCCGCCCGGACGTGACGCTCGATGCGGGTGACACGCTCTTTCTGGACATCGGGGCGACCGTCGGTGGGTACCACTCGGATTACAACCGAATGGCAGTCGTCGGCGACCCCTCGGCCGAACAGATGGAGCACAACCGGATCGCCGCCGCTGTGACGAACGAACTCGCCGACGCCGTCGAGCCAGGAGCGACACCGGCCGACATCGTAGAGCGCTGTCGGGCGGAGTACCGCTCTCGCGGCCTCGGTCCCACGCTCGGGCTGACCTCCGAGACGAAGATCGGACACAGCATCGGTCTCACGCTCTCGGAGGCACCACAGTTGACGGGGTACGACGAAACGGCGCTCGAACCCGGGATGGTGCTCTGTATCGAGCCGGCCGTGCTGACGGACGAGGCGTTTTTCATGTCCGAGCAGATCGTCGTCGTCACCGACGACGGGAGCGAAATCGTTTCCAGAGCCGACCAGGAGCTAGCGTCGATTACGTAG
- the speB gene encoding agmatinase: MRRPHVYDLGETDADAAFLGIPFDDATSYRPGARFGPRSIREASTLLKPYNPETDTDLNEFTIVDHDDVPVVPGYIEDTFEAIEERIGTVLDHGVVPVLAGGDHSTTLPVLRAIAEEYGPVSLVQFDAHSDLWTEYFGRDHNHGTTFHYAIEEGLIDPETSIRIGERGGLYGPDDVERFEAAGIESYTTTEATTLGLDAVGDRIEEVVDGPVFATIDIDSVDPAYAPGTGTPMPGGFTSREILTLTRQLHGVDLIGFDLVEVAPPYDDQSGSTAILAANVMFEALCAALESSTPNTSHDV; the protein is encoded by the coding sequence ATGCGGCGGCCACACGTCTACGACCTCGGGGAGACGGACGCCGACGCGGCGTTTCTCGGCATCCCGTTCGACGACGCGACGTCGTATCGGCCGGGCGCGCGATTCGGCCCCCGATCCATCCGGGAGGCTTCGACGCTGCTCAAACCATACAATCCCGAAACGGACACCGATCTGAACGAGTTCACGATCGTCGACCACGACGACGTGCCGGTCGTGCCGGGGTATATCGAGGATACGTTCGAGGCGATCGAGGAACGCATCGGGACCGTTCTCGATCACGGGGTCGTCCCCGTGCTCGCCGGTGGCGACCACTCGACGACGCTACCAGTGCTCAGAGCGATCGCGGAGGAGTACGGCCCCGTCTCGCTCGTGCAGTTCGATGCGCACTCCGACCTGTGGACGGAGTATTTCGGACGCGACCACAATCACGGGACGACCTTTCACTACGCGATCGAGGAGGGGCTGATCGACCCCGAGACGTCGATACGGATCGGCGAGCGAGGGGGACTCTACGGTCCCGACGACGTCGAACGGTTCGAGGCTGCCGGAATCGAATCGTACACGACTACCGAGGCGACGACCCTCGGATTGGACGCCGTGGGTGATCGGATCGAGGAGGTCGTCGATGGGCCCGTGTTCGCTACCATCGATATCGATTCGGTCGATCCGGCGTACGCGCCCGGTACCGGAACGCCGATGCCGGGGGGATTCACCTCGCGTGAAATCCTCACGCTCACCCGCCAACTCCACGGAGTGGACCTGATCGGGTTCGATCTGGTCGAAGTGGCACCCCCGTACGACGACCAGTCGGGATCGACCGCGATTCTCGCCGCGAACGTGATGTTCGAGGCACTGTGTGCAGCCCTCGAGTCGTCGACGCCGAACACGAGTCACGACGTATGA
- a CDS encoding ribonuclease H-like domain-containing protein — MTTTDRLDLLVYSASALARLTHEQFTDSVRFVDPDLIVATEPQHEHRLRRIAPTDCPIATVGGYTTDRVQTQTNGSVGVVVIDDIDGLSSLPESLRDGSLTDGGELYLLSDLLTIEIDLTHLETRLEGREAYIDALQPASLGGSYTHLTTNANPSYRSEWGDLLVHGVMPGANVRQGQQGDAMAHLKLHADGVVSTRTFAPDAFGIRALPQVGRSRAETLREAGYDSRTDVASADITELQELPGFGRSTAKRVVDGATATVEGEVRRFSDDGFPHADPVFVDIETDGLSPTVVWMIGVLDRAGSESYLSFVARDPDTPGEAVTGFMSWLTENVTNRPIVAYNGYGFDFPVLEEHIERHCPQYLDAWRELWLFDPYRWATDEGNAVLPGRTNKLEDVASTLGWDSDETGLSGASVARLFQRWQSNPCDATELDWNRHRRYCEDDVRALAHVFDAIADASRTDTGVDTREGYSSSTTSTQGTLGDFRR; from the coding sequence ATGACGACCACGGACCGACTCGATCTACTCGTGTACTCGGCGTCGGCACTCGCCCGGCTCACACACGAGCAGTTCACCGACTCGGTTCGGTTCGTAGACCCCGATCTGATCGTTGCGACCGAACCGCAACACGAACACCGATTGCGACGGATCGCACCGACGGACTGTCCGATAGCGACCGTTGGTGGCTACACGACCGACCGCGTCCAAACGCAGACGAACGGGTCGGTCGGAGTGGTGGTGATCGACGATATCGATGGCTTGTCCTCGCTCCCGGAGTCGCTCCGCGACGGATCGCTCACGGATGGCGGCGAGCTCTATCTGCTCTCGGATCTGCTGACGATCGAAATCGACCTGACACACCTCGAAACCCGCCTCGAGGGTCGGGAAGCATACATCGACGCCCTCCAACCAGCATCACTCGGCGGCTCGTACACCCACTTGACTACGAACGCCAATCCGTCGTATCGATCCGAGTGGGGCGACCTGCTGGTGCACGGTGTCATGCCGGGGGCAAACGTCCGCCAGGGCCAACAGGGAGACGCCATGGCTCACCTCAAACTCCACGCGGACGGCGTGGTGTCGACGCGCACGTTTGCGCCGGACGCGTTCGGTATTCGCGCGCTTCCACAGGTCGGTCGGTCCCGGGCCGAGACCCTTCGGGAGGCGGGATATGACTCTCGGACGGACGTCGCGTCGGCCGACATTACCGAGCTTCAGGAGCTTCCGGGGTTCGGGCGATCCACAGCGAAGAGGGTCGTCGACGGTGCAACGGCGACGGTCGAGGGCGAGGTCCGCCGGTTTAGCGACGACGGATTCCCTCACGCCGACCCCGTGTTCGTCGACATCGAGACCGACGGGCTCTCGCCGACGGTGGTCTGGATGATCGGCGTGTTGGATCGGGCGGGATCCGAATCGTACCTCTCGTTCGTGGCTCGCGACCCCGACACTCCCGGGGAAGCCGTTACTGGGTTCATGTCGTGGTTGACCGAGAACGTCACGAACCGGCCCATCGTCGCCTACAACGGATACGGCTTCGATTTCCCGGTTCTGGAGGAACACATCGAGCGCCACTGTCCGCAGTATCTCGATGCCTGGCGGGAGCTGTGGCTGTTCGATCCCTACCGTTGGGCAACCGACGAGGGTAACGCGGTACTGCCCGGCCGGACCAACAAACTCGAAGACGTGGCTTCGACGCTGGGCTGGGACTCCGACGAGACGGGCCTCAGCGGTGCGTCGGTCGCCCGACTGTTCCAGCGCTGGCAGTCCAATCCCTGTGATGCGACGGAACTCGACTGGAATCGACACCGACGCTACTGCGAGGACGACGTTCGTGCACTCGCTCACGTCTTCGACGCGATAGCCGATGCGTCGCGGACCGATACCGGAGTTGACACTCGCGAGGGGTACAGTTCGTCGACGACCAGTACCCAGGGCACACTCGGTGATTTCCGACGATGA
- a CDS encoding transposase encodes MSSATLQDDPSVESFFNAVETETLALFEHLSFEFLEGFDVFAPAETGRTRDLEPPEMMRGFLHCYYKNIYGIRPVARELNNTVVWLSCSFDRPPSRDAVDRFLTDLEHVVDRVFDHLVEQAALRGLLDLTYSIDSTDVRAMPADPDASKCYDPTDDEYYYGYGCTIVSTGQKIPIAAEFTESKQAPEETAMRVTRDALAVGKPMWMLGDSAYDTLDWHDHLLAAGVVPVAPYNPRNTDDPKDIEYRVEDRIEKHSNDVQLKQSTLDETYNRRSGVERTNESVKGCGLGRTHARGRVHARAQVFLALCLRLVVAITNYERGDNPGSTIITV; translated from the coding sequence ATGAGTTCAGCGACCCTGCAAGATGATCCTTCGGTAGAATCGTTCTTCAATGCCGTGGAAACGGAGACGTTGGCGTTGTTCGAGCACCTCTCCTTCGAGTTTCTTGAAGGGTTCGACGTGTTCGCCCCGGCGGAGACGGGGCGAACACGAGATCTTGAGCCGCCCGAGATGATGCGTGGCTTTCTCCATTGCTATTACAAGAACATCTACGGTATCCGTCCGGTTGCACGAGAACTGAACAACACCGTTGTCTGGCTCAGCTGTAGCTTCGATCGACCGCCGTCGAGAGACGCGGTCGATCGATTCCTCACTGATCTTGAGCACGTTGTTGACCGGGTCTTCGACCATCTCGTCGAGCAGGCCGCCTTGCGGGGCCTGCTCGACTTGACGTATTCTATCGATTCAACCGACGTGAGAGCGATGCCCGCCGATCCAGACGCATCGAAGTGCTATGATCCAACCGATGACGAGTACTACTACGGCTACGGCTGCACGATCGTCTCAACCGGGCAAAAGATCCCGATTGCAGCCGAGTTCACCGAGAGCAAACAAGCACCAGAAGAGACGGCGATGCGCGTCACGCGTGACGCGCTCGCCGTCGGGAAACCGATGTGGATGCTTGGAGACAGTGCCTACGACACGCTCGACTGGCACGACCACCTGCTGGCCGCAGGGGTCGTGCCAGTCGCTCCGTACAATCCACGAAACACCGACGACCCGAAAGATATCGAGTACAGGGTAGAAGACCGCATTGAAAAACACAGCAACGACGTTCAGCTGAAGCAATCAACGCTAGACGAGACGTACAACCGCCGGAGTGGCGTCGAACGAACCAACGAATCAGTCAAGGGCTGCGGCCTCGGGCGAACGCACGCCCGAGGCCGCGTCCATGCACGAGCGCAGGTGTTCCTCGCGTTGTGTCTGCGCCTCGTCGTCGCAATCACCAACTACGAACGCGGAGACAATCCGGGAAGCACAATCATCACGGTGTGA